In Salinigranum marinum, one DNA window encodes the following:
- a CDS encoding AI-2E family transporter: MAEPALPGLDRARLAWWLVVVGLGIALALFVASFVGTFVLGLFVYYGVRPLHRRVHARIDRRGLSATLTVLFVVLPAVALIGYAGVVAVREFAVVAGPSLTDVVLGQLPGDPRTIRDALQSPTKLLARLQTRSRLRTFVLTGVDALGGAANGLLHLTLALAVSFFLLRDGPRLAAWFRGHVAEAGGVADAYLTAVDTDLETVYFGNVLTVLAVGAASLVIYNGFNLLAPTALRLPFPTLLALLTGLATFVPLVVGKLVYVPTTGYLVFVTTRAADGAGLFPWVAGFLVVCFLLLDLVPQTFVRPYVSGRSLHSGLVLFAYVLGAALFGWYGLFLGPLLVVLVAQAVSIVLPELLHGDRLTTATATSIGSEPRLDAPEESTETGDREATESDGGGDGDGDEGERDDGSALAPADE, encoded by the coding sequence ATGGCCGAACCGGCCCTCCCCGGTCTCGACCGCGCTCGCCTCGCGTGGTGGCTCGTGGTCGTCGGACTGGGGATCGCGCTGGCGCTGTTCGTCGCGTCGTTCGTCGGGACGTTCGTCCTCGGACTGTTCGTCTACTACGGGGTGCGGCCGCTCCACCGCCGGGTGCACGCGCGGATCGATCGCCGCGGGCTCTCAGCCACGTTGACCGTGCTGTTCGTGGTGCTGCCGGCAGTCGCCCTGATCGGCTACGCGGGCGTGGTCGCGGTCAGAGAGTTCGCCGTCGTGGCGGGGCCGAGCCTGACCGACGTGGTACTCGGACAGCTCCCCGGCGACCCGCGAACGATCAGGGACGCGCTCCAGTCGCCGACGAAACTCCTCGCCCGCCTGCAGACCCGCTCGCGCCTGCGGACGTTCGTGCTGACGGGCGTCGACGCGCTCGGCGGCGCCGCCAACGGTCTGCTCCATCTGACGCTCGCGCTCGCGGTCTCGTTCTTTCTCCTCCGCGACGGCCCGCGCCTCGCGGCGTGGTTTCGCGGGCACGTCGCCGAGGCGGGCGGGGTCGCCGACGCCTACCTGACGGCGGTCGACACGGACCTGGAGACGGTCTACTTCGGGAACGTCCTCACGGTGCTGGCGGTGGGCGCCGCGTCACTCGTGATCTACAACGGCTTCAACCTCCTCGCTCCGACCGCGTTGCGGCTGCCGTTCCCCACGCTCCTCGCGCTGTTGACGGGGCTCGCGACGTTCGTACCGCTCGTCGTCGGGAAGCTGGTGTACGTCCCCACGACCGGCTACCTCGTCTTCGTGACCACGCGGGCGGCCGACGGTGCGGGGCTCTTCCCGTGGGTCGCGGGCTTTCTCGTCGTCTGCTTCTTGCTTCTCGACCTGGTCCCCCAGACGTTCGTCCGCCCGTACGTCTCCGGCCGGTCGCTCCACTCCGGGCTCGTGCTGTTCGCGTACGTCCTCGGCGCGGCGCTGTTCGGTTGGTATGGCCTCTTTCTCGGCCCGCTCCTCGTCGTGCTCGTCGCACAGGCGGTGAGCATCGTGCTCCCGGAACTGCTCCACGGCGACCGGCTGACGACGGCGACCGCCACGTCGATCGGCTCGGAACCACGGCTCGACGCGCCCG
- a CDS encoding NADP-dependent malic enzyme: MGLDDDAREYHREDPPGKIEIATTKPTNTQRDLSLAYSPGVAAPCLDIDADVDRAYEYTAKGNLVGVVSNGSAVLGLGDIGAQASKPVMEGKGVLFKRFADIDVFDIELDLADADEMIDTISAMEPTFGGINLEDIKAPECFEIERRLREEMSIPVFHDDQHGTAIISGAALINAAEIVDKELSELEIVFSGAGASAIATARFYESLGATHENIVMCDSTGIITAARADDVNEFKREYAQDVPDGDLADAMAGADVFVGLSVGGIVSQEMIASMADDPIVFAMANPDPEITYEDAKAARDDTVIMATGRSDYPNQVNNVLGFPFIFRGALDVRATEINEEMKLAAAQALAELARQDVPDAVVKAYGDQPLQFGSEYVIPKPLDPRVLFEVAPAVAQAAISSGAAREEIDLQEYVERLEARLGKSREMMRVVLNKAKSDPKVVALAEGTDEKMIRAAYQIEEQGIARPILIGREERIRRTAARLGLEFEPSVADPRDGDWDHYADRLYELRQRKGLTRSEADQHIRTDSNYFASVMVEEGDADAMLTGLTHHYPSALRPPLQVIGTAEDANYAAGVYLLTFRNRVIFAADTTVNLDPTAEVLAEITKHTAQLARRFNVEPRAALLSYSNFGSVDNQGTRKPREAVGMLHDDSEVDFPVDGEMQADTAVVEEILEGTYDFADLDEPANVLVFPNLEAGNIGYKLLQRLGGAEAIGPMLVGMAKPVHVLQRGDEVKDIVNLAGVAVVDAQTE, encoded by the coding sequence ATGGGATTAGACGACGACGCACGGGAGTATCACCGGGAGGATCCACCGGGGAAGATCGAGATCGCGACGACGAAACCGACGAACACCCAGCGTGACCTCTCCCTCGCGTACTCGCCCGGCGTCGCCGCCCCCTGTCTCGACATCGACGCTGACGTCGACCGGGCGTACGAGTACACGGCGAAGGGGAACCTCGTCGGGGTCGTCTCGAACGGCTCCGCGGTGCTCGGGTTGGGGGACATCGGTGCGCAGGCGTCGAAACCCGTCATGGAGGGGAAGGGCGTGCTGTTCAAGCGCTTTGCCGACATCGACGTGTTCGACATCGAACTCGACCTCGCCGACGCCGACGAGATGATCGACACGATCTCGGCGATGGAGCCGACGTTCGGCGGGATCAACCTCGAGGACATCAAGGCCCCCGAATGCTTCGAGATCGAGCGTCGCCTCCGCGAGGAGATGTCGATCCCGGTGTTTCACGACGACCAGCACGGCACGGCGATCATCTCCGGGGCCGCGCTGATCAACGCCGCCGAGATCGTCGACAAGGAGCTCTCGGAACTGGAGATCGTTTTCTCCGGTGCGGGTGCCTCGGCGATCGCCACCGCCCGCTTCTACGAGTCGCTGGGAGCGACCCACGAGAACATCGTGATGTGCGACTCGACCGGCATCATCACCGCCGCGCGGGCCGACGACGTCAACGAGTTCAAACGCGAGTACGCCCAGGACGTCCCCGACGGCGATCTCGCGGACGCGATGGCGGGCGCGGACGTCTTTGTCGGCCTCTCGGTGGGAGGGATCGTCTCCCAGGAGATGATCGCGTCGATGGCCGACGATCCGATCGTCTTCGCCATGGCGAACCCCGACCCCGAGATCACCTACGAGGACGCGAAGGCGGCCCGCGACGACACGGTCATCATGGCGACGGGTCGGTCGGACTACCCGAACCAGGTGAACAACGTGCTCGGCTTCCCGTTCATCTTCCGCGGCGCGCTCGACGTGCGCGCGACCGAGATCAACGAGGAGATGAAACTCGCCGCCGCCCAGGCGCTCGCCGAGTTGGCGCGCCAGGACGTGCCCGACGCCGTCGTGAAGGCCTACGGCGACCAGCCGTTGCAGTTCGGCTCCGAGTACGTCATCCCGAAGCCGCTCGACCCCCGGGTGCTGTTCGAGGTCGCCCCCGCGGTCGCACAGGCGGCCATCTCCTCGGGCGCGGCCCGCGAGGAGATCGACCTCCAGGAGTACGTCGAGCGACTGGAGGCCCGGCTGGGCAAGTCCCGCGAGATGATGCGCGTCGTGCTCAACAAGGCCAAGTCCGACCCGAAGGTCGTCGCGCTCGCGGAGGGCACGGACGAGAAGATGATCCGCGCGGCCTACCAGATCGAAGAGCAGGGGATCGCCCGCCCGATCCTCATCGGCCGCGAGGAGCGCATCCGGCGGACGGCCGCACGGCTCGGCCTAGAGTTCGAGCCGAGCGTCGCCGACCCCCGCGACGGCGACTGGGACCACTACGCCGACCGGCTGTACGAACTCCGCCAGCGAAAGGGGCTGACGCGGTCGGAGGCCGACCAGCACATCCGCACCGACAGCAACTACTTCGCGAGCGTGATGGTCGAGGAGGGCGACGCCGACGCGATGCTCACGGGGCTGACCCACCACTACCCGTCGGCGCTCCGCCCGCCGCTTCAGGTCATCGGCACCGCCGAGGACGCGAACTACGCCGCCGGAGTCTACCTGCTCACCTTCAGGAACCGGGTCATCTTCGCCGCCGACACGACCGTGAACCTCGACCCCACCGCCGAGGTGCTCGCGGAGATCACGAAACACACGGCGCAGTTGGCGCGGCGGTTCAACGTCGAGCCCCGGGCCGCGCTGCTGTCGTACTCGAACTTCGGCTCGGTCGACAACCAGGGGACCCGCAAGCCGCGCGAGGCGGTCGGGATGCTCCACGACGACTCCGAGGTCGACTTCCCCGTAGACGGCGAGATGCAGGCCGACACGGCCGTCGTCGAGGAGATCCTCGAAGGCACCTACGACTTCGCCGATCTCGACGAACCGGCGAACGTCCTCGTCTTCCCGAACCTCGAAGCCGGAAACATCGGCTACAAACTCCTCCAGCGGCTCGGCGGGGCCGAGGCGATCGGGCCGATGCTCGTCGGCATGGCCAAGCCGGTCCACGTCCTCCAGCGCGGCGACGAGGTGAAGGACATCGTCAACCTGGCCGGCGTGGCGGTCGTCGACGCCCAGACGGAGTAA
- a CDS encoding M24 family metallopeptidase, translating into MTPPAAPDRDAKRRRLDAYLRDHGLEAVWFARPNSFAWLTGGGNNVVDREASHGVAAVGYDGDEVRALTDNIEAGRLADEELPHGDAVESYDWYAGSLADALVDRSPTPAAADIDVPGWASVDAAALRQPLTEADVERYRALGHEAATAVERVCRELQSDDTEQEVAAALRVALSARGIESPVALVGGADRVGKYRHYTPTDALLGDYALVSVTARRGGLHASLTRTVAFDPPAWLTERHAAAAQVEVSALDATRTAATNAGRAGNVFADVREAYSRVGWEGEWRNHHQGGAAGYDGREWIATPDHEARVFEPMAYAWNPTIQGTKSEDTVLVTDDGFETLTETGEWPTLEVDSVWGSATLERHDVLQH; encoded by the coding sequence ATGACCCCCCCAGCGGCCCCCGACCGCGACGCGAAGCGACGGCGACTCGACGCGTACCTGCGTGACCACGGCCTCGAAGCCGTCTGGTTCGCCCGGCCGAACTCCTTCGCCTGGCTCACCGGTGGCGGGAACAACGTCGTCGACCGGGAGGCCTCCCACGGCGTGGCGGCCGTCGGCTACGACGGCGACGAAGTCCGCGCCCTCACCGACAACATCGAGGCGGGTCGGTTAGCGGACGAGGAACTCCCCCACGGCGACGCCGTCGAGTCGTACGACTGGTACGCGGGATCGCTCGCCGACGCCCTCGTCGACCGGTCGCCGACGCCAGCGGCGGCCGACATCGACGTTCCCGGGTGGGCGTCGGTCGACGCCGCGGCGCTCCGCCAGCCGCTGACCGAGGCGGACGTCGAGCGCTACCGCGCGCTCGGCCACGAAGCGGCGACCGCGGTTGAGCGGGTCTGCCGGGAACTGCAGTCCGACGACACCGAACAGGAGGTCGCCGCGGCGCTCCGCGTAGCGCTCTCCGCACGTGGCATCGAGTCCCCCGTCGCGCTCGTCGGCGGGGCCGACAGAGTCGGAAAATACCGACACTACACGCCCACGGACGCGCTGCTCGGCGACTACGCGCTCGTCTCGGTCACGGCCCGGCGCGGCGGCCTCCACGCGAGCCTCACGCGGACGGTCGCGTTCGACCCGCCCGCGTGGCTCACGGAGCGACACGCCGCCGCCGCACAGGTCGAGGTCTCGGCGCTTGACGCCACGCGGACGGCTGCCACGAACGCGGGCCGCGCCGGCAACGTCTTCGCCGACGTTCGGGAGGCCTATTCGAGAGTAGGCTGGGAGGGCGAGTGGCGCAACCACCATCAGGGTGGGGCCGCCGGCTACGACGGGCGAGAGTGGATCGCCACCCCCGACCACGAGGCACGAGTGTTCGAACCCATGGCGTACGCCTGGAACCCGACGATACAGGGGACCAAAAGCGAAGACACCGTGCTCGTCACCGACGACGGCTTCGAGACGCTGACCGAGACGGGCGAGTGGCCGACGCTCGAAGTCGACTCCGTCTGGGGCTCGGCGACGCTGGAGCGCCACGACGTGCTCCAGCACTGA
- a CDS encoding COX15/CtaA family protein — MTLVMLGVYTAATGSGLACSAQWPLCDNGLLPQTIPSFIEWFHRLVAMIAGFFILGTALWSFSAGDRRTKTTATLAVVLLPLQISIGAVTVTLNGLLPQGYSPPTQGAHLVVALTIFTALVLTTLRAYRDRWARPPLRRARDALVVALGLVPVAVVLSRVVPVVPYTPAAQAGFYGVALALFAALVAAIVWLSGTPAARLRLPIGAALAATFVALLLGRDLVFYTPTWRLVNAGLFVLVSVLVGGVVWAVRRRDVSRPADVRGVSSD; from the coding sequence CTGACGCTCGTGATGCTCGGCGTCTACACTGCCGCGACCGGCTCCGGGCTGGCCTGTTCGGCGCAGTGGCCGCTGTGCGACAACGGACTGCTCCCGCAGACGATCCCCTCGTTCATCGAGTGGTTCCATCGGCTGGTCGCGATGATCGCCGGCTTCTTCATCCTCGGGACCGCGCTCTGGTCGTTCTCGGCGGGGGACCGCCGGACGAAGACGACCGCGACGCTCGCCGTGGTGCTCCTGCCGCTGCAGATCTCTATCGGTGCCGTCACCGTGACGCTCAACGGCCTGCTCCCGCAGGGCTACTCGCCACCGACCCAGGGTGCGCATCTCGTCGTCGCCCTCACGATCTTCACCGCGCTCGTCCTGACGACACTCCGGGCGTACCGCGACCGGTGGGCACGGCCCCCGCTCCGCCGCGCCCGTGACGCACTCGTCGTCGCGCTCGGCCTCGTGCCCGTCGCCGTCGTGCTCTCGCGGGTCGTGCCGGTGGTCCCGTACACGCCGGCGGCGCAGGCCGGCTTCTACGGCGTCGCACTGGCGCTGTTCGCCGCGCTCGTCGCCGCCATCGTTTGGCTCTCGGGGACGCCCGCCGCCCGCCTGCGGCTCCCGATCGGGGCGGCGCTCGCGGCGACGTTCGTCGCGCTCCTCTTGGGGCGCGACCTCGTCTTCTACACCCCGACCTGGCGGCTGGTGAACGCCGGACTGTTCGTCCTCGTGAGCGTCCTCGTCGGCGGCGTCGTCTGGGCTGTTCGCCGTCGGGACGTCTCACGGCCGGCCGACGTACGGGGCGTTTCGAGCGACTGA
- a CDS encoding basic amino acid ABC transporter substrate-binding protein, producing MTDAETTESAVPANVVIGSDIPYRPFEYETAAGELKGFDVEIAEAVFSGQLGVNYEFKKTSFDTIIPSLNNGNFRVIMSAMTINDDRAEQVDFSDPYFTAYQTIIVREDSEISAREDLMGRAVGVQKGTTGLGAAEQLQEEFDGDLDLKEYDQITGAFDALMNGQVDAVINDNTVNAEFVNNQDGVRFVEGEGAAAEQGENAPPYLTLTVENYGIAFRQDDDAFRERVNEAIAAIRESGEYDEIYSNYFSG from the coding sequence ATGACTGACGCGGAGACGACCGAATCGGCCGTCCCCGCGAACGTCGTCATCGGCTCGGACATCCCGTACCGACCGTTCGAGTACGAGACGGCCGCGGGCGAGCTCAAGGGGTTCGACGTCGAGATCGCCGAGGCGGTCTTCTCCGGGCAACTCGGCGTGAACTACGAGTTCAAGAAGACCTCCTTCGACACGATCATCCCCTCGCTGAACAACGGGAACTTCCGCGTCATCATGTCCGCGATGACGATCAACGACGACCGTGCGGAGCAGGTCGACTTCTCCGACCCGTACTTCACCGCGTACCAGACGATCATCGTCCGTGAGGACTCCGAGATCAGCGCGCGGGAGGACCTGATGGGCCGGGCCGTCGGCGTCCAGAAGGGGACGACGGGGCTCGGGGCGGCCGAACAGCTGCAAGAGGAGTTCGACGGCGACCTCGACCTCAAGGAGTACGACCAGATCACGGGCGCGTTCGACGCGCTGATGAACGGGCAGGTCGACGCCGTCATCAACGACAACACGGTGAACGCCGAGTTCGTCAACAATCAAGACGGGGTTCGGTTCGTCGAGGGCGAGGGCGCGGCCGCCGAACAGGGCGAGAACGCCCCGCCGTACCTCACCCTCACGGTCGAAAACTACGGCATCGCGTTCCGGCAGGACGACGACGCCTTCCGCGAGCGGGTCAACGAGGCGATCGCGGCCATCCGCGAGTCCGGCGAGTACGACGAGATCTACTCGAACTACTTCTCCGGGTAA
- a CDS encoding amino acid ABC transporter permease: MAESYSTDSLPAEDRVDESVINDRTLKYAGIVVSSLFTLVVVGLIGYIVYAKVSFDLLVTIFPRFVDAYILVLQIFIAGSVLSVLAGVFVGFMRVSDTFPTGSVARGYVQFFRGTPLLFQIIIVYFGIPALWTGTFPIQNWELPAAIIALTLNHAAYVGEAIRGGIGAVPDGQLEAARSLGMSYTQGMREVVLPQAWRNALAAIGNDQVILVKDTSLLTVIAVPEIISVFRSVNSATFDPWTPIVLTAVAYLGITIPLGYVVSRLEDRSDWGGDGR, from the coding sequence ATGGCCGAATCATACTCGACTGACTCGCTCCCGGCGGAGGACCGGGTCGACGAGTCGGTGATCAACGACCGCACGCTGAAGTACGCTGGGATCGTCGTTTCGAGCCTCTTCACACTCGTCGTGGTCGGCCTCATCGGCTACATCGTCTACGCGAAGGTGAGCTTCGATCTCCTGGTGACGATCTTCCCCCGGTTCGTCGACGCGTACATCCTCGTGTTACAGATCTTCATCGCGGGGAGTGTTCTGTCGGTGCTCGCAGGCGTGTTCGTCGGCTTCATGCGCGTCTCGGACACGTTCCCGACCGGAAGCGTCGCCCGGGGGTACGTCCAGTTCTTCCGCGGGACGCCGCTGCTGTTCCAGATCATTATCGTCTACTTCGGGATCCCGGCGCTCTGGACCGGCACGTTCCCCATCCAGAACTGGGAACTCCCGGCGGCGATCATCGCGCTGACGCTCAACCACGCCGCGTACGTCGGCGAAGCCATCAGGGGCGGGATCGGCGCGGTCCCCGACGGCCAACTCGAAGCGGCACGGTCGCTCGGCATGTCGTACACGCAGGGGATGCGCGAGGTCGTCCTCCCGCAGGCGTGGCGCAACGCACTCGCCGCCATCGGCAACGACCAGGTCATCCTCGTCAAGGACACCTCGCTTTTGACCGTTATCGCCGTCCCGGAGATCATCAGCGTCTTCCGGAGCGTCAACTCCGCGACGTTCGACCCCTGGACGCCGATCGTCCTGACGGCGGTGGCGTACCTCGGGATCACCATCCCGCTGGGCTACGTCGTCAGCCGCCTCGAGGATCGCTCCGACTGGGGCGGTGACGGCCGATGA
- a CDS encoding amino acid ABC transporter ATP-binding protein encodes MTTLLEFDQVDKYFGETHVLKDVSLDIEDGEVCVVIGPSGSGKSTLLRCANRLEEIQGGEIRLEGQSISAPDADIDRLRQRIGMVFQSFNLFPHKTALENVTLAPRKVRGVDKRTARERADRLIEQVGLGNQKDSYPNQLSGGQQQRVAIARALAMDPKVMLFDEVTSALDPELVGEVLGVMRDLADDGMTMMVVTHEMGFAREVGDRIVLMAEGRIVETAPPKKFFEDPETERAKRFLSRML; translated from the coding sequence ATGACCACCCTCCTCGAGTTCGACCAGGTCGACAAGTACTTCGGCGAAACCCACGTCCTGAAGGACGTCTCGCTCGACATCGAAGACGGTGAGGTGTGCGTCGTCATCGGCCCCTCGGGGTCGGGGAAGTCGACCCTGCTCCGGTGTGCGAACCGGCTGGAGGAGATCCAGGGCGGCGAGATCCGGCTCGAAGGGCAGTCCATCTCCGCGCCCGACGCCGACATCGATCGGCTCCGTCAGCGCATCGGGATGGTGTTTCAGTCGTTCAACCTCTTCCCGCACAAGACGGCGCTGGAGAACGTGACGCTCGCCCCGAGGAAGGTACGCGGCGTCGACAAGCGGACCGCCCGTGAGCGCGCCGATCGACTCATCGAGCAGGTCGGGCTGGGGAATCAAAAGGACTCGTACCCCAACCAGCTGTCGGGCGGCCAGCAACAGCGCGTCGCCATCGCCCGCGCGCTCGCGATGGACCCGAAGGTGATGCTGTTCGACGAGGTGACGAGCGCGCTCGACCCCGAACTCGTCGGCGAGGTGCTGGGCGTGATGCGCGACCTCGCGGACGACGGCATGACGATGATGGTCGTCACCCACGAGATGGGCTTCGCCCGCGAGGTCGGCGACCGCATCGTCCTGATGGCCGAGGGCCGGATCGTCGAGACCGCGCCGCCGAAGAAGTTCTTCGAGGACCCCGAGACGGAGCGTGCGAAGCGGTTCCTCTCGCGGATGCTGTAG
- a CDS encoding zinc-dependent alcohol dehydrogenase family protein, with protein sequence MRAAVLTEYGAPLSIREVDEPTPAADGVVVEVDACGICRSDWHAWQGHGEWADDRAPVGQILGHEPAGRVVAVGDRVTALEAGNRVAVPFNLGDGSCPRCLAGRGNVCADGAALGFESAAPGAFAERVHVPHADYNCLPLPDGVEPVDVAALGCRFMTAYHALAHRTEPTPGSWIAVHGCGGVGLSALSVAAATGHRTVAVDVREEALGLAREVGADVTVNASDEAVVDRVRETTGEGAHVSVDALGRAETCRNSVRCVRPGGTHVQVGLTTDAERGEVSLPTDWMTRWEVSFVGSRGMPPTRYDELFGLVESGAVDPAALVTREVSLEEVSDRLAAMTDYGTVGVEVVTDF encoded by the coding sequence ATGCGCGCGGCCGTCCTCACCGAGTACGGAGCACCGCTTTCGATCAGAGAGGTCGACGAGCCGACCCCAGCGGCCGACGGCGTCGTCGTCGAGGTGGACGCCTGTGGGATCTGTCGGAGCGACTGGCACGCCTGGCAGGGCCACGGCGAGTGGGCCGACGACCGGGCCCCGGTCGGACAGATACTCGGTCACGAGCCCGCGGGTCGGGTCGTGGCCGTCGGCGACCGCGTGACCGCGCTCGAGGCGGGCAACCGCGTCGCCGTCCCGTTCAATCTCGGCGACGGATCGTGCCCGCGGTGTCTCGCCGGTCGGGGAAACGTCTGTGCGGACGGGGCCGCCCTCGGCTTCGAGTCGGCCGCCCCCGGCGCGTTCGCCGAGCGCGTCCACGTCCCACACGCCGACTACAACTGTCTCCCCCTGCCCGACGGGGTCGAACCGGTCGACGTGGCGGCGCTCGGCTGTCGGTTCATGACGGCGTACCACGCGCTGGCGCACCGAACGGAGCCGACGCCGGGGTCGTGGATCGCCGTCCACGGCTGCGGCGGCGTCGGCCTCTCGGCGCTGTCGGTCGCCGCCGCGACCGGCCACCGGACCGTCGCGGTCGACGTCCGCGAGGAGGCGCTGGGGCTCGCCCGCGAGGTGGGTGCCGACGTCACGGTGAACGCCAGCGACGAGGCCGTCGTCGACCGCGTACGGGAGACGACCGGCGAGGGCGCACACGTCTCCGTCGACGCGCTCGGGCGCGCCGAGACCTGTCGGAACTCGGTCCGGTGTGTCCGACCCGGCGGGACGCACGTCCAGGTCGGCCTCACCACCGACGCCGAACGCGGCGAGGTGTCGCTCCCGACCGACTGGATGACGCGGTGGGAGGTCTCGTTCGTCGGCTCCCGTGGCATGCCGCCGACGCGGTACGACGAACTGTTCGGCCTCGTCGAGAGCGGCGCTGTCGACCCCGCGGCACTCGTCACCAGGGAGGTATCGCTCGAGGAGGTGTCGGACCGGCTGGCGGCGATGACCGACTACGGGACGGTCGGCGTCGAGGTCGTCACCGACTTTTGA
- a CDS encoding ATP-binding response regulator, with the protein MTEGSRIGRGRASDGNSVIHVLVADDDDVMCETTVSLLEAMAPSLRVRGVSSGAAVLDALDDGDEPVDCIVSDYEMPATDGLDLLEAVRERDPDVPFIIYTGHGNEDVASEAISAGVTDYVRKSATGGHRILATRITAAVARRRAEAERDLQALAMEAVEEGIAVVDGDGRFVEVNDAYADLYGYERDELVGSSWELINPPEENERMHLQILPILREEGIWRGESVGLRKDGSTFPKAKSLADLDGGGFVCAVRDVTEQKAAEHGLREQNERLREFARLVSHDLRNPLNVAEGYLTLVEESADESQSDNLERIRNAHDRMRRLIDDMLRLAREGRVVDNPERVSVADVAEAAALTVGLDPDSHVIEEELPWVRADEERLSALFENLFGNVREHAGSDPTVRVGPLDDGHGVCGFFVEDDGPGIPEKRHVKVFESGFTTDRSGTGFGLAIVKRITNAHGWTVSVRDGTDGGARFEFRGVDVAGTDEDASGPPAESSDADSGAVADGGDGDGGTDTDTDDGDDADDNPD; encoded by the coding sequence ATGACTGAAGGGAGTCGGATCGGGCGGGGGCGCGCCAGCGATGGGAACTCCGTTATTCACGTCCTCGTCGCCGACGACGACGACGTGATGTGCGAGACGACCGTCAGCCTGCTCGAAGCGATGGCACCGAGCCTGCGCGTGCGGGGCGTCTCCTCCGGCGCGGCGGTGCTCGACGCGCTGGACGACGGGGACGAACCCGTCGACTGCATCGTCTCCGACTACGAGATGCCCGCGACGGACGGCCTCGACCTGCTCGAGGCCGTCCGCGAGCGCGACCCCGACGTCCCCTTCATCATCTACACCGGCCACGGCAACGAGGACGTCGCGAGCGAGGCGATCTCGGCGGGCGTCACCGACTACGTGCGGAAGTCGGCGACCGGGGGCCACCGGATCCTCGCCACGCGGATCACGGCCGCCGTCGCCCGCCGACGGGCGGAAGCCGAGCGGGACCTCCAGGCGCTGGCGATGGAGGCGGTCGAGGAGGGGATCGCGGTCGTCGACGGCGACGGCCGGTTCGTCGAGGTGAACGACGCGTACGCCGATCTGTACGGCTACGAACGCGACGAGTTGGTCGGCTCGTCGTGGGAGTTGATCAACCCGCCCGAGGAGAACGAGCGGATGCATCTCCAGATCCTGCCGATTCTCAGGGAGGAAGGGATCTGGCGCGGGGAGTCGGTCGGTCTCCGAAAGGACGGCTCGACGTTTCCGAAGGCCAAGTCGCTGGCGGACCTCGACGGCGGCGGGTTCGTCTGTGCGGTCCGCGACGTGACGGAGCAGAAGGCGGCCGAACACGGTCTCCGCGAGCAGAACGAGCGCCTGCGGGAGTTCGCACGGCTCGTCTCCCACGACCTCCGGAACCCGCTGAACGTCGCCGAGGGCTACCTCACGCTCGTCGAGGAGTCGGCCGACGAGAGCCAGTCCGACAACCTCGAACGGATCCGGAACGCACACGATCGCATGCGCCGGCTCATCGACGACATGCTGCGCCTGGCGCGCGAGGGGCGCGTCGTCGACAACCCCGAGCGCGTGTCGGTCGCCGACGTCGCCGAGGCGGCGGCGCTGACGGTCGGCCTCGACCCCGACTCGCACGTCATCGAGGAGGAACTCCCGTGGGTCCGCGCCGACGAGGAGCGACTGAGCGCGCTGTTCGAGAACCTCTTCGGCAACGTCCGCGAACACGCCGGTTCCGACCCGACCGTTCGCGTCGGTCCCCTCGACGACGGCCACGGCGTCTGCGGCTTCTTCGTCGAGGACGACGGCCCGGGTATCCCCGAAAAGCGCCACGTCAAAGTGTTCGAGTCGGGGTTTACGACCGACCGCTCTGGCACCGGCTTCGGCCTCGCTATTGTCAAGCGCATCACGAACGCCCACGGCTGGACGGTGTCGGTCCGCGACGGGACCGACGGCGGCGCGCGGTTCGAGTTCCGCGGGGTCGACGTCGCAGGGACCGACGAGGACGCGAGCGGCCCACCGGCGGAGTCGTCAGACGCCGACTCGGGTGCGGTCGCCGACGGGGGCGATGGCGATGGCGGTACCGACACCGACACCGACGACGGCGACGACGCCGACGACAACCCCGACTGA